GAAACCGGCTGAGGCCCGGGCAGCGTCCCCTGCTCGAGCGCGCGCCTGAGCACCGCATCGCGCTGGCGGCGGAGCGCATGCACGCGCGGCGTGAAGTCATCGTGCACCGTGCAGAGATACTCGCAGAAGTCCGCGGTGAAGAGCTGGGCCGCGCCCTCCACCGGGGCGAAACGGACACGCGTCGTCGCGCTCGTCGGAGTCATTGGGACGCTCCTGTGGGGGACACTCCTGTGCTCCGTGGTTGGCGGTCTACAGCCTGGCGACCTGGACCAGGTTCGAGTGCAGCGCCGGCCCCCCGCCCATGTCCGCGAGCCGGTCGTCGGTGATCACGTTGACGCCGCGACCGCCCGCCTGGTGCTTGGACCACCAGATGCCCTCGATGACGGCGAGGCCGGGGCGGGTGTCGTCCGTGAGCGTCGCGGTGAACCGCGCCTCACCTCGGGCGCTCCGCACCATCACGGCATCTCCGTCCGCGATTCCGCGCGGGCGGGCATCCTCGGGATGGAGGAACACCGAGGCGCCCCGCTGGCGGCGCCTCAGCTTGTCCGACTGGCTGAAGGACGAGTTCAGGAAGAAGCGGTTGGGCGGCACGATGCACTGGAGCGGGTAGCGCCGCGCCGCGGCCTCGTTCTCGGGCCCCTCGACGAGCGGCACGTACGTCGGCAGCGACGGCAGGCCCGCTCGAGCCATCGACTCGGAGACGAACTCGACCTTGCCCGAGGGCGTCGGCGCGCCGACGGCGAACGGCAGGTACGGCCGGCCGACGCTGAGGCGCACCGACCGCTCCGCCTTCAACCGCTCGTACGTGATGCCCGCGACCGAAAGGTCGCCGGACGCCAGCGCCTCCCGGATGAGAGCGGGCTCGTCCTTGGAGAAGTGCGGGTCGGCGAACCCCATCGCGCGAGCGAGCAGCCGGACCACGCGCCAGTTGGAGCGCGACTCCCCGGCCGGCTCGATGACCGGCTCGGCCAGCTGAAGGTAGAGGTGGCCGAAGGACTTGTACAGGTCCACGTGCTCCATCGACGTCGTGGCGGGCAGCACGATGTCGGCGTAGTCCGTCGTGTCGGTCAGGTGCTGCTCGTGGACGACCGTGAAGAGGTCCCCGCGGGCGAGGCCGCGCAGCACCAGCTCCTGGTTCGGCACGACCGAAGCGGGGTTCGAGTTGTAGACGTAGAGCGCTTTGACAGGCGGGCTCATGCCGGGGTCGGTCAGCGCCTGCCCCAAACGGATCATATTGATCGTCCTGGGTAGGCGCGCGGGCATGAGGTCGCGCCGCTCGAGGGCGGACAGGTCGAGCCCGAAAGAGCGCGTGGAGGACAGGAGCGCCCCGCCCGAGGGATGCGCATACGCGCCCGTGAGCGCCGGCAGGCACGCGATCGCGCGGCAGGTGCCGCCGCCGTTGTCGTGCCGAGAGAGCCCGATCCCCACGCGCAGGAACGACGCCTTCGTCGCCCCGTAGCGGCGCGCGAAGCTCACGATCGCCTCCGGCGTGAGCCCCGTGATCGCGGCGACGCGCTCCGGGTCGTACTGCTTGACGTGCTGCGCGAGCGGCCCGTAGCCGAGCGTGGCGCGGTGGATATACTCGTGGTCCACCAAGCCCTCTTCGATGAGCACGTGCATCATCCCCAGTGCCAGCGCGCCGTCCGTGCCCGGCCGAGGCTGGAGATAGAGGTCCGCCGTCTTCGCGGTCTGCGTCCGGTAGGGATCGATGCACACGATGAAGGCGCCGCGCTTCCGCGCCCGCTTCACGAGCGACATGAGGTTGATGTGCGTGTAGCTCGCGTTGATGCCCCACAGGACAACCAGGTCGGAACCGACCATCTGCTCGGCGTCGCTGCCGGCGACAGTGCCGAGCGTGGCCGTCCATCCGGCGTACGCGGTCGTGACGCAGATCGTGCGGTCGAGCTGCGAGGCGCCCAGTGCGTGGAAGAGCGGGTGCCCGGCCCAGTACTGGAGGAGCCCCAGCGTGCCGCCGTAGGAGAACGGCAGGATGGCTTCCCCGCCCCACTGCGAGATCACGCCCCGCCACCGGCGCGCGATCAGGTCGATCGCGGCATCCCAGCCGATGGGCTCGAAACGCCCCTCGCCCTTGGTCCCGACGCGCCTGAGCGGCGTCAGCACTCGCGTCGGGGCGTAGACCCGCTCGGCGTAGTCGTGAACTTTGCCGCAGACCACGCCGCGCGTGAAAGGGTGCGCGGGATCGCCGCCGACGTCGGTGACGCGGCCGTCGTCCACAGTGACGACGAGGGCGCACTGGGACGGGCAATCGTGGGGGCAAACCGACTTCCGAATTTCATGCATGACGCAACAGAGTAGCACACGTTGTATAGTGCTCAAATGCTCGCCCGGCTCAAGGCGCTGCACCCGTTCCAGACGCCGGACGCCAAGCGCCTGGCCGTGCTCTTCGGCATCGTCTACTTTGCCCAAGGCATGTGGTACCTGCCGAACCAGACCATCACGATCTCGCTGAAGGACGGAGGCCTGTCGGCGGGACAGGTCGCCGGCTTTTTCGCCATCACCACGGTGCCGTGGCTGATCAAGCCCGTCTACGGTCTCCTGTCCGACTTCGTGCCGCTCTTCGGCTACCGCCGGAAAAGCTACCTCTTGTTCACATCGGCGACGGCGGCCGCAGCCGGGCTGTTCCTCGGCGTGACGGGAGATCACGCGTACTGGCGGATGGCGGCGTTCGTCACGCTGATGGCGCTGGGGCTCGCCTTCACCGACGTGCTGGTGGACGCGCTGATGGTCGAGAACGGCAAGCCCATGGGTTTGACGGGCGCCTTCCAATCCGTCCAGTGGGGCGCCATCACGACCGCGTCCATCCTCGTGGGCGAGCTCGGCGGGTACCTCGCCGAGCACCGGCGCCTGCACGCCGCCTTCTTCCTCGCCGCCTGCTTTCCTCTGGTCTCGCTCCTGATGGCCGCCTTCTTCGTCCGCGAAGCCCCCGCGCGGGCGGACCGCGAGGCCTTCGCGACCACCTGGGCCGCCATCCGGGACGCCTTGCGCGAGCG
This DNA window, taken from Candidatus Rokuibacteriota bacterium, encodes the following:
- a CDS encoding molybdopterin oxidoreductase family protein, encoding MHEIRKSVCPHDCPSQCALVVTVDDGRVTDVGGDPAHPFTRGVVCGKVHDYAERVYAPTRVLTPLRRVGTKGEGRFEPIGWDAAIDLIARRWRGVISQWGGEAILPFSYGGTLGLLQYWAGHPLFHALGASQLDRTICVTTAYAGWTATLGTVAGSDAEQMVGSDLVVLWGINASYTHINLMSLVKRARKRGAFIVCIDPYRTQTAKTADLYLQPRPGTDGALALGMMHVLIEEGLVDHEYIHRATLGYGPLAQHVKQYDPERVAAITGLTPEAIVSFARRYGATKASFLRVGIGLSRHDNGGGTCRAIACLPALTGAYAHPSGGALLSSTRSFGLDLSALERRDLMPARLPRTINMIRLGQALTDPGMSPPVKALYVYNSNPASVVPNQELVLRGLARGDLFTVVHEQHLTDTTDYADIVLPATTSMEHVDLYKSFGHLYLQLAEPVIEPAGESRSNWRVVRLLARAMGFADPHFSKDEPALIREALASGDLSVAGITYERLKAERSVRLSVGRPYLPFAVGAPTPSGKVEFVSESMARAGLPSLPTYVPLVEGPENEAAARRYPLQCIVPPNRFFLNSSFSQSDKLRRRQRGASVFLHPEDARPRGIADGDAVMVRSARGEARFTATLTDDTRPGLAVIEGIWWSKHQAGGRGVNVITDDRLADMGGGPALHSNLVQVARL
- a CDS encoding folate/biopterin family MFS transporter; this encodes MLARLKALHPFQTPDAKRLAVLFGIVYFAQGMWYLPNQTITISLKDGGLSAGQVAGFFAITTVPWLIKPVYGLLSDFVPLFGYRRKSYLLFTSATAAAAGLFLGVTGDHAYWRMAAFVTLMALGLAFTDVLVDALMVENGKPMGLTGAFQSVQWGAITTASILVGELGGYLAEHRRLHAAFFLAACFPLVSLLMAAFFVREAPARADREAFATTWAAIRDALREREVWVVGGFLLFWTFSPSFGPAMLYYQTDHLHFSQQFIGHLAAIAAVGSVAGAFIYAPLSRRVPLTRLINFSIGAAVIGTLAYLVYRGPVSAIIIDVVFGCVGMITQLAFLDLAAKSCPRRVEATFFSLLMSVYNGGSQISQNVGGRLYDSFGFTPLVLISTTFTAAAWLLVPLVRIDRIEAKAKQAQVSAS